A window of Pyrus communis chromosome 3, drPyrComm1.1, whole genome shotgun sequence genomic DNA:
CCGACGGCACTACCTACCGCCCACCCAACGTAATGCACCTCCCtcttttttcagtttttcctttcctttgctTTCCTACATTTTCTCACCATCCAAAcacattttgtttattttgttttgtttcctttccTCTCTTAATTTGCGGATGGAAGGCTCCTAATTGCTGCCCGGCTTGTGGAACCCCCAAGGCGACCACTCCAGCGGCAACAGCGACACCAACCCCAAGCAGTAGCGTGGTGGTTGGAGGTGGTGATTGTTCAACCACAGCATCTCCAAGTCGATTCCCCGCCTTCAACACCACCACCAGCAGTATGAGCATCTACTCGCCATTGTACATGTATGAAGGCGGGCACCCGCAACTGCAGGAAGCCAGGGCCTCTAACAATACCACTCCTGTTGCTTCGCCTCCGCATCACCGCCCTTAGAACATACTTTATCTTCCTTAATTCATATAGATTATAGGTTTGTTCATCCCATACTTTGGGTTCGGATGTGAAATAGTTGGCAGTAATGCAGTGTATATGCTGTGCTGTGATGAAAACCCATTTTCTGCAATCTAATTTTCTTCTATCATATGAATTTACACTATCCTTTACTTGTTCCTTCCTTTGATTTGGTTGTTatgtgaagaaaacaaaactaaagtttaagCTTAAACCCTAAAAAAGTGAAGGAAAAAAATGGAGTCGAAACAgcctgggaaaaaaaaaaaaccttgcagCACAAGAAATTGGTCAAGCATTCCTGAAGCAATAACAACCCTTCATGTGATTGTACAGAATCCAATCACAAAAGTAAAGCATTACCACTGCTAGAACCTCACATCGTTAATGGGCAATGTCGAAAACAAAGTTTACCTTATCTTTCTCAGTAACTCTACATATGCGGGGAAATTAGCTTGCATTTGAAACTCTGTAATTCAAGTAAAACCTGGGATTTCTCCTGGCATTGGAGCTAACTCGTTGTTACCGAACCTCTCCTCATCATAGAACAAGGCACGCACCACTCTGCCTCCAAAGTACCGACCATCAAGGTCAACCAATGCTTTAGTCGTTTCCTCAGACCTCTCAAACTGGATAAAGATTCTCACCGCCTCATCCACCGGGAAACTTGGCTCTGTTATCTCAAATATAAGCACCCGCGTCACTGTCCCATATTTTGCACACTCTGATGCCACTTCATCTTCCAATTCATCATCCACCTCTCCAGGGCCCACCTTCAACAACAAAGTACATCAGCTTAAATTAGAATTAACCATC
This region includes:
- the LOC137727509 gene encoding BES1/BZR1 homolog protein 2-like; amino-acid sequence: MAGTSGSGRSESEKEKTKMRERQRRAITTKIFHGLRKHGGYLLSPRGDINEVLRHLATEAGWLVEPDGTTYRPPNAPNCCPACGTPKATTPAATATPTPSSSVVVGGGDCSTTASPSRFPAFNTTTSSMSIYSPLYMYEGGHPQLQEARASNNTTPVASPPHHRP